One window of the Thamnophis elegans isolate rThaEle1 chromosome 6, rThaEle1.pri, whole genome shotgun sequence genome contains the following:
- the ERG gene encoding transcriptional regulator ERG isoform X2, producing MASTIKEALSVVSEDQSLFECAYGTPHLAKSEMTASSSSEYGQTSKMSPRIPQQDWLSQPPARVTIKMECTPNQVNGSRTSPDNCSMTKNGKMTNNTENVGMNYGNYMEEKHIPPPNMTTNERRVIVPADPTLWSRDHVRQWLEWAVKEYGLPDVDIMLFQDIDGKELCKMTKDDFQRLTPSYNADILLSHLHYLRERGAAFIFPNTSVYPEATQRITTRPDMPYEPARRSAWTSHGHPAPQSKAAQASSSAVTKTEDQRPQLDPYQILGPTSSRLANPGSGQIQLWQFLLELLSDSSNSNCITWEGTNGEFKMTDPDEVARRWGERKSKPNMNYDKLSRALRYYYDKNIMTKVHGKRYAYKFDFHGIAQALQPHPPESSIYKYPSDLPYMSSYHAHPQKMNFVAPHAPALPVTSSNFFAGPSPYWNSPTGSIYPNTRLPTTHMPSHLGTYY from the exons GAAGCATTATCAGTTGTAAGTGAAGATCAGTCTTTGTTTGAGTGTGCCTACGGGACTCCCCATCTTGCTAAGTCAGAGATGACCGCTTCTTCTTCCAGTGAATATGGGCAAACATCAAAGATGAGTCCACGTATCCCACAACAGGACTGGTTATCCCAGCCTCCAGCCAGAGTCACTATAAAAATGGAATGCACCCCAAATCAAGTTAACGGCtcaag GACTTCCCCTGACAACTGCAGTatgacaaaaaatggaaagatgacTAATAACACTGAAAATGTTGGCATGAACTATGGAAACTATATGGAAGAAAAGCACATCCCTCCACCGAATATGACCACCAACGAACGAAGAGTTATTGTTCCAGCAG ATCCTACATTATGGAGCAGAGACCATGTACGCCAATGGCTAGAATGGGCTGTCAAGGAATATGGCCTCCCAGATGTGGACATCATGCTATTTCAAGATATTGATGGAAAAGAGTTGTGTAAGATGACCAAAGATGACTTCCAGAGGCTCACACCAAGCTACAATGCAGACATTCTTCTTTCACACCTACACTACCTCAGAGAAA GAGGTGcagcatttatttttccaaatactTCAGTTTATCCTGAAGCAACACAAAGAATTACCACCAGGCCAG ATATGCCTTATGAACCAGCCAGAAGATCAGCATGGACAAGTCATGGTCATCCTGCTCCTCAATCAAAAG CTGCCCAAGCATCATCTTCCGCTGTGACCAAAACAGAAGACCAGCGTCCTCAGTTGG ATCCTTATCAAATTCTTGGTCCAACAAGCAGTCGTCTTGCAAATCCAG GGAGTGGGCAGATACAGCTGTGGCAGTTTTTGTTGGAGCTTCTGTCAGATAGCTCCAATTCTAATTGCATCACCTGGGAAGGTACCAATGGAGAGTTCAAGATGACTGACCCAGATGAAGTTGCACGGCGCTGGGGGGAAAGGAAGAGCAAACCCAATATGAACTATGACAAGCTCAGCCGTGCTCTTCGTTATTATTATGACAAAAATATAATGACTAAAGTTCATGGTAAACGTTATGCCTACAAATTTGACTTCCATGGAATTGCTCAAGCCCTTCAACCACATCCTCCAGAATCATCCATCTATAAATATCCATCAGACCTGCCCTACATGAGTTCCTATCATGCACACCCCCAGAAAATGAACTTTGTTGCTCCTCATGCTCCTGCTTTGCCTGTTACTTCCTCCAACTTTTTTGCTGGACCCAGTCCATACTGGAATTCACCAACTGGAAGCATCTATCCCAACACTAGGCTCCCAACCACTCATATGCCTTCTCACCTTGGCACTTACTACTAA
- the ERG gene encoding transcriptional regulator ERG isoform X1, whose product MASTIKEALSVVSEDQSLFECAYGTPHLAKSEMTASSSSEYGQTSKMSPRIPQQDWLSQPPARVTIKMECTPNQVNGSRTSPDNCSMTKNGKMTNNTENVGMNYGNYMEEKHIPPPNMTTNERRVIVPADPTLWSRDHVRQWLEWAVKEYGLPDVDIMLFQDIDGKELCKMTKDDFQRLTPSYNADILLSHLHYLRETPLPHLTSDDVDKALQNSPRLMHARNTGGAAFIFPNTSVYPEATQRITTRPDMPYEPARRSAWTSHGHPAPQSKAAQASSSAVTKTEDQRPQLDPYQILGPTSSRLANPGSGQIQLWQFLLELLSDSSNSNCITWEGTNGEFKMTDPDEVARRWGERKSKPNMNYDKLSRALRYYYDKNIMTKVHGKRYAYKFDFHGIAQALQPHPPESSIYKYPSDLPYMSSYHAHPQKMNFVAPHAPALPVTSSNFFAGPSPYWNSPTGSIYPNTRLPTTHMPSHLGTYY is encoded by the exons GAAGCATTATCAGTTGTAAGTGAAGATCAGTCTTTGTTTGAGTGTGCCTACGGGACTCCCCATCTTGCTAAGTCAGAGATGACCGCTTCTTCTTCCAGTGAATATGGGCAAACATCAAAGATGAGTCCACGTATCCCACAACAGGACTGGTTATCCCAGCCTCCAGCCAGAGTCACTATAAAAATGGAATGCACCCCAAATCAAGTTAACGGCtcaag GACTTCCCCTGACAACTGCAGTatgacaaaaaatggaaagatgacTAATAACACTGAAAATGTTGGCATGAACTATGGAAACTATATGGAAGAAAAGCACATCCCTCCACCGAATATGACCACCAACGAACGAAGAGTTATTGTTCCAGCAG ATCCTACATTATGGAGCAGAGACCATGTACGCCAATGGCTAGAATGGGCTGTCAAGGAATATGGCCTCCCAGATGTGGACATCATGCTATTTCAAGATATTGATGGAAAAGAGTTGTGTAAGATGACCAAAGATGACTTCCAGAGGCTCACACCAAGCTACAATGCAGACATTCTTCTTTCACACCTACACTACCTCAGAGAAA CTCCTCTTCCACATTTGACTTCAGATGATGTTGATAAGGCTTTACAAAACTCTCCACGGTTAATGCATGCTAGAAATACAG GAGGTGcagcatttatttttccaaatactTCAGTTTATCCTGAAGCAACACAAAGAATTACCACCAGGCCAG ATATGCCTTATGAACCAGCCAGAAGATCAGCATGGACAAGTCATGGTCATCCTGCTCCTCAATCAAAAG CTGCCCAAGCATCATCTTCCGCTGTGACCAAAACAGAAGACCAGCGTCCTCAGTTGG ATCCTTATCAAATTCTTGGTCCAACAAGCAGTCGTCTTGCAAATCCAG GGAGTGGGCAGATACAGCTGTGGCAGTTTTTGTTGGAGCTTCTGTCAGATAGCTCCAATTCTAATTGCATCACCTGGGAAGGTACCAATGGAGAGTTCAAGATGACTGACCCAGATGAAGTTGCACGGCGCTGGGGGGAAAGGAAGAGCAAACCCAATATGAACTATGACAAGCTCAGCCGTGCTCTTCGTTATTATTATGACAAAAATATAATGACTAAAGTTCATGGTAAACGTTATGCCTACAAATTTGACTTCCATGGAATTGCTCAAGCCCTTCAACCACATCCTCCAGAATCATCCATCTATAAATATCCATCAGACCTGCCCTACATGAGTTCCTATCATGCACACCCCCAGAAAATGAACTTTGTTGCTCCTCATGCTCCTGCTTTGCCTGTTACTTCCTCCAACTTTTTTGCTGGACCCAGTCCATACTGGAATTCACCAACTGGAAGCATCTATCCCAACACTAGGCTCCCAACCACTCATATGCCTTCTCACCTTGGCACTTACTACTAA